From one Lycorma delicatula isolate Av1 chromosome 2, ASM4794821v1, whole genome shotgun sequence genomic stretch:
- the LOC142319999 gene encoding uncharacterized protein LOC142319999: MPYADAFKVLVLDNKYVSPIQKFYYLNSTLTHEAAQLIKNLAVTDANYPVAWKLLQDRYENMRLIASAHVREIINIKLVSKEDANELRQFINTAISNFNALNVLNIQTPIHEVILSQLYIDKLDAKTKREWELKNST; the protein is encoded by the coding sequence ATGCCTTATGCAGATGCATTCAAGGTATTGGTTCTTGACAATAAATACGTTAGTCCAATTCAGAAATTCTACTATTTGAATTCTACACTGACACATGAAGCAgctcaattaataaaaaacttagctGTTACTGATGCTAATTACCCGGTTGCTTGGAAATTGTTACAAGACCGATACGAAAACATGAGATTGATTGCATCGGCTCATGttagagaaataattaatattaagttagttAGTAAGGAAGACGCCAACGAATTGCGTCAGTTCATCAATACGGCGATTAGTAATTTTAATGCTCTCAATGTTCTAAATATTCAAACACCAATTCATGAAGTAATTTTAAGTCAACTGTATATAGATAAATTAGATGCAAAAACCAAACGAGAATGGGagttaaaaaattctacataa